AATCCAACAGGATCAGCCCGTGGCGCCGGGCATCATAGCGATAGGTACCCTGCTGCAAACCCTCGACACCCCACAGAAACGCATACAGGTGCAGCCACTGGAGGATCGGACGGTGCTCTTCACCACAGAAAACATCCTCAGGGAAAAGCTCTACCTGGGCGCAGACGGCGAGAAAGCGCCCAAGCAGATCCTGTGGCATCGGTTTGCCGCTGTAAACTCGAACCGATCGTCGTTTGACGATGGCATCCTGCACACGCATGCCCAGATCCTGTCTCTCAGGCAGCCGCGGCAGCGCAATGAACGGCAGCGCCGCCGGATCGTGCAGCGCGCCTGGCTGGGGAAGATCCGGCTTCGGTAGCGGCTCCCGTAGAGTCGCAGGCGTGTAGAGGGTATTGTGATGAAAGGTTTCAACCAGGCGCTGGACAAGCAAGCTGTGTGCTTCGCGGGTCATCAATACCTCCTGCGGCTCAGCAACCGATCAGCACAACCTGCGTAGGAAGCTCCTGAAGCGGCGGTATGTGCAGCAGCTCTGCCAACCCTCCATCGGCGAACTGGCCGAGATTCCACGCCCGCAGGCCCAGCGCGTTGGCGAGCAGACGCAGGCTCTGAGTCATCACGCCGGCGTCGAGATGAACGTAGCGGTAGGCACGTGGGCCATACTTCGAGGAGAGACGGTAGAAGTGCCCTGTCTGCACGATGGCCATCGCCGAGCGGTCGATCAGCTCTTCAACGGCGATCAGATTGCGCAGGTACGGCCGCTGATCGCCCTCACGCAGCCGCTCAAGACGGTGGCGCGCGCCGTCGTAATGATAGATGCCGGGATCGAGCCCCGCGACATCCCATCCAATGACGTAGAGCTCCGCGGAGCAGAGACCACCACCTGAGGGTGTAAAGCGATAGGGCAACGTACCAGGCTCACGCCAACGGGCACTCAGACCGCAGATCTGGCTGAGATGTTCGACCGTTATCCGCTCTGGCGCAGTGGGACGCCAGCCTGCCAGCACAGCCCCCAGATCCGCAGCCACCGGCGGAAGTTCCTCAAGCGGCGGAAGAGCTACTTTTGGAAAGGTCCAGTACTCCTTGTAAGCGCCCATGGTCAGGTTTGAAACCTGAGCGCTGTAGTGGATCTGGTGCCCTTTCAGCGCTACAGCTTCCCACTTATGGTTGGTCTCAAGATGGAAGAGCAGCGCCAGATCGTCAGGCAGGCGCAGGGTCTCCTGCGCCTGTGTGGCACTGCCGCACGCACTGCAGCGAGGCAGGCGTAGGATCGGCTGCTCATCAAGCGTAAAGCTGTCCAGGTCGAAGCGCCGAACCTTATTGATCAGGGCCGTGGGAAAAAGACGGCTAATCTCCATGACAATAGTTAGAGCGATATAAGCGGCGCTC
This is a stretch of genomic DNA from Kallotenue papyrolyticum. It encodes these proteins:
- a CDS encoding SagB/ThcOx family dehydrogenase; protein product: MTREAHSLLVQRLVETFHHNTLYTPATLREPLPKPDLPQPGALHDPAALPFIALPRLPERQDLGMRVQDAIVKRRSVRVYSGKPMPQDLLGRFLAVCAQVELFPEDVFCGEEHRPILQWLHLYAFLWGVEGLQQGTYRYDARRHGLILLDSEPTRDSAYRSIFQQEFCTGTGMLLLAGDLTSVLMAYGQRGYRYLLMQAGLIGETAYLAGTALGIGVCANGGLRERTAQRHARLDGLHRDVLWTLAFGLLPDRDATEPADQVVREEGYA
- a CDS encoding SagB family peptide dehydrogenase, producing MYKAAGLSDRFQMDPQMRLPRRPRFSEDYLLIDLGEAGLLVQGAEQPELFRGKAARVLLPRLLPLLDGTRTVEDLHAALPQVKPALIADTISLLFLRGLLEEGPTAEDQRLFSDEECARYQQQLLFFGRYTDVSRASHNRYGTQGRLKLTNLLLIVEGAAGPSIAAELAKAGIGQLSILPATADQLVLYKEIAALNPFCSVQVLDPALMLEQEVGRYSSVVVVGHGDDPERWGRLAHACRQQGVSWLRAIYQSQRVEIGPIFSADEGACYQCFLSQVPAAECSQPAATLATEASAAYIALTIVMEISRLFPTALINKVRRFDLDSFTLDEQPILRLPRCSACGSATQAQETLRLPDDLALLFHLETNHKWEAVALKGHQIHYSAQVSNLTMGAYKEYWTFPKVALPPLEELPPVAADLGAVLAGWRPTAPERITVEHLSQICGLSARWREPGTLPYRFTPSGGGLCSAELYVIGWDVAGLDPGIYHYDGARHRLERLREGDQRPYLRNLIAVEELIDRSAMAIVQTGHFYRLSSKYGPRAYRYVHLDAGVMTQSLRLLANALGLRAWNLGQFADGGLAELLHIPPLQELPTQVVLIGC